Proteins from a genomic interval of Diaphorobacter sp. HDW4A:
- a CDS encoding DUF932 domain-containing protein yields the protein MSHLIDTMAYTGQTPWHQLGHALPKKQSIDVWAQAAGMQWKIQETPVRYMTTGDADALYGEALEFPEQKVLYRSDTNAALSVVSQRYKVVQPQEVLEFYRDLSEVAGFELETAGVLKAGRRFWALARTGKSACLKGNDVVHSYLLLATSCDGTLATMAIPTSVRVVCNNTLAMALQGASAGSIKVPHSTSFDAQAVKRQLGIAVGQWDSFMYRMKTLAERKVKTHEAMNYFLKVICQTDQMGEGGGSGVPGLANERALKKVQTLFEGHGRGAELQAAKDTAWGLLSAVTEFVDHEKQARSQDNRLDSAWFGQGAALKQRALEHALQLVA from the coding sequence ATGTCCCACCTGATCGACACAATGGCCTACACCGGCCAAACCCCTTGGCACCAACTAGGCCACGCATTGCCTAAAAAGCAATCCATCGATGTCTGGGCGCAAGCTGCAGGCATGCAGTGGAAAATCCAGGAAACACCAGTGCGTTACATGACCACTGGTGATGCAGATGCCCTGTATGGCGAAGCCTTGGAATTCCCTGAACAGAAGGTGCTCTACCGCAGCGACACCAACGCTGCACTGTCGGTGGTGAGCCAACGCTACAAAGTCGTGCAACCGCAGGAAGTGCTGGAGTTCTACCGGGATCTGTCCGAGGTTGCTGGTTTCGAGCTGGAAACCGCTGGGGTGCTTAAAGCAGGCCGGCGATTTTGGGCACTGGCCCGTACTGGTAAATCAGCGTGCTTGAAGGGCAACGATGTCGTTCACAGCTACCTGCTGCTGGCAACGTCATGCGATGGCACGCTTGCCACCATGGCCATTCCGACGTCAGTTCGTGTCGTGTGCAATAACACCCTGGCCATGGCCCTGCAAGGGGCCAGTGCTGGCTCCATCAAGGTCCCGCACTCCACCAGCTTCGATGCCCAGGCCGTCAAACGCCAGTTGGGCATCGCCGTAGGCCAATGGGACAGTTTCATGTACCGCATGAAGACCCTGGCAGAACGCAAAGTCAAGACGCACGAGGCCATGAACTACTTCCTCAAGGTGATCTGCCAGACGGACCAAATGGGGGAGGGCGGAGGCTCAGGCGTACCGGGCCTTGCCAACGAACGGGCTCTCAAGAAGGTGCAAACCCTGTTTGAGGGCCATGGGCGCGGTGCTGAATTGCAGGCCGCCAAGGACACCGCCTGGGGCTTGCTCAGCGCAGTGACCGAGTTCGTCGACCACGAGAAACAGGCCCGTAGCCAGGACAACCGTTTGGACAGTGCATGGTTCGGCCAAGGGGCAGCGCTCAAGCAGCGCGCCTTGGAGCACGCATTGCAACTGGTCGCGTAA
- a CDS encoding DEAD/DEAH box helicase, which produces MTAGERRLAERLEQKLDDDYMLWYDVPIGPKQTHPDFVVIHPRRGILILETKDWRLDTVQEATKQAWTLTVEGRPKVVINPAAQARHCAIQVVNALERDSQLIQSEGPHQGKLSFPWGSGVVFTNITRKQFEDSELNRAIDEHLVICKDEMLESVDAEAFQQRLWNMFPHAFGKAISVPQLERVRWIMFPQVRVPVQGSLLPDDADDLPDIMRVMDLQQEQLARSLGDGHRVIHGVAGSGKTMILGYRAEHLAKSSSAKPILVLCYNEPLAVKMNAWFTAKGLADRVHARNFHKWCRQQLVAYGQTLPAQGAGMFDQMVEFVIRGVDRQQIPSGQYQAVLVDEGHDFQPEWLKLVTQMVDPETNSLLILYDSAQNIYGKSKARGFSFRSVGIQASGRTTILKINYRNTKQILQIANRIAAEFLQPDAQDDDGVPLVQPISCGRDGQEPLIVRLPTYKDEPAKIAELLAAAHQEGHAWGDMAILCRDHESMNQCAVALAHRKLPHRVRHRSGDFDPLADTIKVMTMHASKGLEFPVVAIAGVGQMPREGEEPADEAKLFYVAATRATQKLVLTVAGTGAFASALDAAPEGEE; this is translated from the coding sequence ATGACGGCAGGTGAGCGTCGTTTGGCCGAGCGGCTGGAGCAAAAACTCGATGACGACTACATGCTCTGGTACGACGTCCCCATCGGTCCCAAACAAACGCACCCTGATTTTGTCGTGATCCACCCACGCCGTGGCATCCTGATTCTTGAAACCAAGGACTGGCGGTTGGATACGGTTCAGGAGGCGACCAAACAAGCGTGGACACTCACGGTTGAAGGCAGGCCCAAAGTCGTTATTAATCCAGCCGCACAGGCCCGGCACTGCGCCATCCAGGTCGTCAACGCGCTTGAGCGAGATTCGCAACTGATACAGAGCGAAGGGCCGCATCAAGGAAAGCTGTCATTTCCATGGGGTAGCGGTGTTGTATTCACCAACATCACGCGCAAGCAATTCGAAGACTCCGAACTGAATCGCGCTATTGATGAACATCTCGTCATCTGCAAGGACGAGATGTTGGAATCCGTCGATGCCGAAGCCTTTCAACAGCGGTTGTGGAACATGTTTCCTCACGCATTTGGCAAGGCCATCTCCGTGCCACAACTGGAGCGGGTGCGGTGGATCATGTTCCCGCAGGTACGCGTTCCGGTGCAAGGCAGTCTGCTACCTGATGACGCGGACGATCTGCCGGACATCATGAGGGTCATGGATCTGCAGCAAGAGCAACTCGCGCGTAGCTTGGGAGATGGACATCGTGTTATCCACGGGGTTGCAGGCTCCGGCAAGACCATGATTTTAGGCTATCGCGCCGAGCATCTTGCCAAGTCATCTTCGGCCAAGCCCATCCTCGTGCTTTGCTACAACGAACCGTTGGCTGTAAAGATGAATGCTTGGTTCACAGCCAAGGGGCTTGCCGACCGCGTACATGCTCGCAACTTCCACAAGTGGTGCCGCCAGCAATTGGTGGCCTATGGCCAAACACTGCCCGCTCAGGGCGCAGGCATGTTCGATCAGATGGTGGAGTTCGTGATCCGCGGAGTAGATCGACAACAAATTCCATCCGGGCAGTATCAAGCGGTCTTGGTGGATGAAGGACACGATTTTCAACCCGAATGGCTCAAGCTCGTCACCCAGATGGTTGACCCCGAGACCAACAGTTTGCTGATCCTGTACGACAGCGCACAGAACATCTACGGCAAAAGCAAGGCCCGTGGGTTCAGTTTCAGGAGCGTGGGTATCCAAGCCTCAGGTCGCACCACCATTCTCAAGATCAACTACCGCAATACCAAGCAGATCCTGCAGATCGCCAACCGTATTGCAGCAGAGTTCTTGCAGCCCGATGCGCAAGACGATGATGGCGTCCCACTGGTGCAGCCAATCAGTTGCGGTCGCGATGGACAGGAGCCACTGATCGTGCGCCTGCCCACGTACAAAGACGAGCCAGCCAAGATTGCAGAGCTTCTTGCCGCTGCGCATCAGGAGGGCCACGCATGGGGCGATATGGCCATACTCTGCCGAGATCACGAATCCATGAATCAATGCGCAGTAGCGCTTGCCCACCGCAAACTGCCTCATCGTGTGCGGCATCGGTCAGGGGACTTCGATCCGTTGGCAGACACCATCAAAGTCATGACTATGCACGCGAGCAAGGGACTGGAGTTTCCGGTGGTAGCGATTGCCGGAGTCGGTCAAATGCCTCGCGAAGGCGAAGAGCCAGCGGACGAGGCCAAGCTGTTCTATGTGGCGGCTACACGGGCGACCCAGAAGCTGGTGCTTACAGTCGCAGGTACAGGGGCCTTTGCGAGCGCTCTAGACGCAGCCCCGGAGGGGGAAGAGTGA
- the drt3b gene encoding antiviral reverse transcriptase Drt3b, translating into MPKPVLFISLGRGLSKSKRAGRTEVEMKKKNRIKRGDYNRVLITETLPFETPIIFSNDGLYNHVASIGTAGGIQKTIIDALVLGEGHPKVINSTNPYLYKVRKNSKEFRRLALLHPLSQWRLKCFYQKYEQLILHYCAQSPASIRSPRKVAGSFYSKNSWENINQYKKDAVTLASLDRYVKHTPSFFSYFGYDRLYKFFNSRDYFSLEKQFCVLTTLDVSKCFDSIYTHSLSWAVKDKEFTKGNVSVSSTFAQDFDQTIRHGNHNETNGIPIGPEASRVFAEIIFQEIDRRAIAKLPDLEFGVDYVFRRYVDDVFIFAINEAVAQRIYEIYADTLVAFNLHANTAKSSTIHRPFLTTKSRLIFEAGLKTNEFLSKFLDESTVGLLTPKRVFSKWKLTKSYIDSIKALCSANSSSYDEVASFLMSVVVERIKKLVNGDLETCEVAVQDNYLTVIEVLVDVLFFLYSVAPSVGASYKFSTSLILVFRFSKKYLPVHAGTISHQLYTLASRLLLEQCGKPHAEGVDGFVNLEYLNIALAIRELGDHHLLPSRVLDELFIKNRRLSYFTIVSCLFYVRDDDQYKAIRKKILRSVASRLGDMSDILMNSEKAYLLLDLLSCPFVPDVNKSLWIKSLYSVLQKAPPNNADINAFLAVVCDGHWQIDWQDVDLLNSLEKKELKQAY; encoded by the coding sequence ATGCCAAAGCCAGTTTTGTTTATTTCTCTGGGTCGAGGCTTAAGCAAATCCAAGCGTGCTGGAAGAACTGAGGTTGAGATGAAAAAGAAAAACAGAATCAAACGCGGAGACTACAATCGCGTTCTCATTACTGAAACACTGCCCTTTGAAACGCCTATCATTTTCTCAAATGATGGGTTGTACAACCATGTTGCATCAATCGGCACTGCAGGTGGGATTCAGAAAACCATCATTGATGCTCTTGTGCTGGGAGAGGGGCACCCCAAGGTGATTAATTCTACAAACCCATATCTGTACAAGGTTAGAAAGAACTCCAAAGAGTTCAGGCGCTTGGCTCTTCTACATCCGCTCTCGCAGTGGCGTCTGAAGTGCTTCTATCAGAAATACGAGCAGTTGATCCTGCACTATTGTGCGCAAAGCCCTGCGTCGATTCGTTCGCCGCGCAAGGTGGCAGGAAGCTTCTATAGCAAAAACTCGTGGGAAAACATCAACCAGTACAAAAAAGACGCCGTAACATTGGCAAGTCTTGACCGATATGTCAAGCACACACCTTCGTTCTTTTCGTATTTCGGCTACGACCGTTTATATAAATTCTTCAATTCGCGAGACTACTTTTCGTTAGAGAAGCAGTTCTGTGTACTGACAACCCTTGATGTGTCAAAATGCTTTGATAGTATTTATACCCACAGCCTTTCGTGGGCAGTTAAGGATAAAGAATTCACGAAGGGCAATGTCTCAGTTTCGTCCACATTTGCGCAAGACTTCGATCAGACCATTCGGCACGGAAATCATAACGAGACAAATGGTATTCCAATTGGTCCCGAAGCTAGCCGGGTCTTTGCGGAGATAATATTTCAAGAGATAGATCGTCGAGCGATTGCGAAACTGCCTGACCTAGAATTTGGCGTTGATTATGTTTTTCGTCGATACGTGGATGATGTTTTTATATTTGCAATCAACGAGGCAGTTGCGCAGCGCATCTATGAGATCTATGCGGATACGTTGGTTGCATTCAATCTTCATGCAAACACAGCAAAGTCGTCGACTATTCACCGGCCATTCTTGACAACCAAGTCTAGGTTGATATTTGAAGCGGGCCTTAAGACGAATGAGTTTCTGTCGAAATTTCTGGATGAGTCGACGGTAGGGTTGCTGACCCCTAAGCGGGTTTTTTCCAAGTGGAAGCTCACGAAGAGCTATATCGACTCCATAAAGGCTCTCTGTTCTGCTAATTCTTCAAGCTACGACGAAGTGGCATCATTTTTGATGTCGGTTGTTGTTGAGCGAATCAAGAAACTGGTGAACGGAGATCTGGAGACGTGCGAAGTTGCGGTTCAGGATAACTACCTGACCGTCATCGAGGTTCTGGTGGATGTGCTGTTCTTCTTGTATAGCGTTGCCCCATCGGTTGGGGCTTCCTATAAATTCAGTACTTCACTGATTCTTGTATTTAGATTTTCTAAAAAATATCTTCCCGTTCACGCCGGAACTATTTCACATCAGCTATACACACTGGCATCTAGACTACTTCTTGAGCAATGTGGAAAGCCACATGCGGAAGGTGTAGACGGGTTTGTGAACCTCGAATATCTGAACATTGCTTTGGCAATTCGGGAGCTTGGAGACCATCATCTGCTGCCTTCTCGGGTATTGGATGAGCTGTTCATTAAGAATCGAAGACTTTCTTATTTCACGATTGTCTCGTGTCTTTTCTATGTGCGAGATGATGACCAGTACAAGGCGATCAGGAAGAAGATCCTGCGTTCCGTAGCGTCGAGGTTAGGGGATATGTCAGATATCCTAATGAATAGCGAGAAGGCTTATCTGCTGCTGGATTTGTTGAGTTGCCCATTTGTTCCAGATGTAAATAAGTCGCTGTGGATAAAGTCGCTCTATTCGGTATTGCAGAAGGCGCCACCAAACAATGCGGATATCAATGCCTTCCTAGCGGTCGTATGTGATGGGCACTGGCAGATTGATTGGCAGGATGTTGATTTGCTCAATTCTTTGGAAAAGAAGGAGTTGAAGCAGGCGTACTAG
- the drt3a gene encoding antiviral reverse transcriptase Drt3a translates to MHDQSFNKKTLARVFQKLDFVGIKAAAELDEFRESMLNKAMASAASGFVKTANPLVSFPLHGRQVFMFPNLWDELVARKLCLNIQKTSKATSRGRAQIVSNLHLLLKEGVPFRVYRLDVKSFYESFKVSNVIAKVGELAELSPLSKRLLHDLLGCHAALGGSGIPRGLALSAALSEYLMRDFDHKVGGHSEVFFFSRYVDDIIIVTSAREDSAIFVRQIENMLPSGLRLNPTKRQIEEAGDRVNPTKPADATVHLFKFDYLGYSFRIGEPVREKNKQLGDHHRTVVVDIAEKKIAKFKTRISRSFFDFAKSGDWLLLRDRIKFLTKNFSVYNAKAGGKKIAGIFHSYPLASSNAEGIASLDEFLRNAILAKNGRIASLSSPKLTGAQKRQLLSNSFMKGHAKASFVYFSGSRLKQIQACWKN, encoded by the coding sequence GTGCACGACCAATCTTTTAATAAAAAAACGCTTGCGCGAGTTTTTCAGAAACTAGATTTTGTCGGGATAAAAGCTGCTGCGGAGCTGGATGAATTCCGCGAGAGTATGCTCAACAAAGCGATGGCATCTGCAGCCTCTGGGTTTGTGAAAACTGCAAATCCGCTGGTGAGCTTTCCATTGCATGGACGGCAGGTTTTCATGTTTCCCAACCTGTGGGATGAACTTGTTGCTCGAAAACTCTGCTTAAACATTCAGAAAACATCAAAAGCCACTTCACGCGGGCGGGCGCAGATCGTGTCGAATTTACACCTGCTTCTGAAAGAGGGGGTGCCATTTCGCGTATACCGTCTGGACGTGAAAAGCTTCTACGAGTCTTTCAAGGTCTCCAACGTAATAGCGAAAGTCGGCGAGCTCGCGGAGCTTAGCCCGCTAAGCAAGAGATTGCTGCATGACCTGCTTGGGTGCCACGCAGCTCTCGGCGGGTCTGGGATTCCTCGCGGCCTTGCATTAAGTGCGGCTTTGTCTGAGTATTTAATGCGTGATTTCGATCATAAAGTGGGCGGACATTCGGAAGTGTTCTTCTTCTCTAGATATGTAGACGACATCATCATCGTTACCTCAGCGAGGGAAGACTCGGCAATATTTGTTCGACAGATTGAAAACATGCTTCCATCTGGACTTCGTTTAAATCCAACGAAAAGACAGATTGAAGAAGCTGGCGACCGAGTCAATCCGACAAAACCGGCCGACGCAACTGTGCATCTTTTTAAGTTTGACTATCTTGGTTATTCGTTTCGGATTGGTGAACCAGTAAGGGAAAAGAATAAGCAGCTTGGCGATCACCATCGCACAGTGGTGGTGGACATTGCAGAAAAGAAGATAGCCAAGTTCAAAACGAGGATATCCAGATCTTTCTTTGACTTTGCCAAAAGCGGTGATTGGCTTTTGTTAAGGGATAGGATTAAGTTCCTCACAAAGAACTTTAGCGTCTACAACGCAAAGGCTGGAGGCAAGAAGATTGCCGGTATATTTCATAGTTACCCTCTAGCCTCAAGTAATGCCGAAGGGATTGCGTCTCTTGATGAGTTTTTAAGAAATGCGATCCTTGCTAAGAATGGGCGCATCGCCTCGTTGTCATCTCCAAAACTAACAGGGGCGCAAAAAAGGCAATTACTTTCCAATAGTTTTATGAAGGGGCATGCCAAAGCCAGTTTTGTTTATTTCTCTGGGTCGAGGCTTAAGCAAATCCAAGCGTGCTGGAAGAACTGA
- a CDS encoding restriction endonuclease produces MSADRITYCLERVSSYRDFERLCSGLLAGTDYPGIDPLGGTGDGGRDAIIRSDSNGRKIVFAYTVRGDWKTKLKSDCSRVREQAHNPDSFVFVCTEALNAAEKDGAHELVQRDFGWNLDLFDLERLRVLLVGPQRHLLAQHPSIFTPPFFPQAGGESLAESRDTLVIDHVDSDHALATWLSRRLTLAGFRVWCRGTAPLAGENQDDSVRKLIELRASQYIPVLSQASMADELLLERCALAAGKETLVLLCKAADIETSKLPSRLRTSTPADFSRSWNTGLEQIVARLGGLGIQPDIMHDQGRAIALNDYMPTRVTVAKEEPVFANIFALSLPETMLIYDLHSALSTAKLDELRTRWAFVELNAYRLVAFTPPPENAIPSVKTIRTPEFLWTDNPERDGKRTEDVAKELVRRSLTVVCVQKGLAWCSDRNLYYFPEREDGVWTQRIRHVDGRDTRVNLTGKRTKSWGERASPFLYQLSPKFQPQLDVDGSWNVVVNVYVRPTDLNGKVYELKELGRRRKIVTKSWWNKDWLPRLLGVVQALEAEPGLIRYGEGRRAVTMSTAPLKWMCPVGLDVHALAGMVDMSEELAENRTREDEDDGSGDSDGTP; encoded by the coding sequence ATGTCCGCTGACCGTATCACCTATTGCTTAGAGCGTGTCTCAAGCTACCGCGACTTTGAACGGCTCTGTTCAGGTCTCCTTGCTGGTACCGACTATCCCGGGATTGACCCATTGGGGGGGACCGGTGACGGCGGGCGTGACGCAATCATTCGGTCCGATTCGAACGGGCGAAAAATCGTTTTTGCGTATACAGTCCGTGGCGACTGGAAGACCAAGCTTAAAAGCGATTGTTCTCGAGTCCGTGAACAGGCTCACAATCCGGATTCGTTCGTCTTCGTATGTACAGAGGCACTAAACGCTGCGGAGAAGGACGGCGCCCATGAACTCGTCCAAAGGGATTTCGGCTGGAATCTAGACCTCTTCGACCTAGAAAGATTAAGAGTCCTATTGGTCGGACCTCAACGTCATCTCCTGGCCCAGCATCCCAGCATCTTCACACCTCCATTTTTTCCGCAAGCAGGTGGCGAATCACTTGCCGAGAGTCGAGATACCCTGGTTATTGACCACGTTGATTCCGACCACGCGCTTGCAACGTGGCTTTCGCGCCGGCTCACGCTTGCGGGCTTTAGAGTCTGGTGCCGAGGTACTGCACCCCTTGCGGGCGAGAACCAAGACGATAGCGTTCGCAAGCTCATTGAGCTAAGAGCCTCGCAATACATCCCCGTCTTGTCGCAGGCCAGCATGGCTGACGAATTGTTGCTCGAGCGATGCGCTTTGGCGGCGGGAAAAGAAACACTTGTGCTTCTCTGCAAAGCAGCCGACATTGAGACGTCAAAGTTGCCCTCTCGACTACGCACTTCCACCCCTGCAGACTTCTCCCGCTCCTGGAACACAGGTCTTGAGCAAATCGTGGCGAGGCTCGGTGGTCTTGGAATACAGCCAGACATCATGCACGACCAAGGCAGAGCAATCGCGCTGAACGACTACATGCCTACGCGGGTTACCGTCGCCAAGGAGGAGCCAGTTTTCGCAAACATTTTCGCGCTGAGTTTGCCTGAGACGATGCTAATTTACGACCTCCACTCGGCGCTATCCACGGCAAAACTCGATGAGCTGAGAACGCGTTGGGCGTTTGTGGAATTGAATGCCTACCGACTGGTCGCCTTCACTCCCCCTCCAGAAAATGCCATTCCTTCCGTCAAGACAATACGTACCCCAGAGTTTCTGTGGACCGACAATCCAGAGCGCGATGGCAAAAGGACGGAGGACGTCGCGAAGGAACTCGTTCGCCGGAGCCTCACCGTGGTGTGCGTGCAAAAGGGTCTGGCCTGGTGCTCCGACCGGAATCTCTATTACTTTCCTGAACGTGAAGACGGCGTATGGACGCAGCGTATCCGACACGTTGACGGACGAGACACCCGGGTCAACCTGACTGGCAAGCGGACCAAGAGCTGGGGGGAGCGGGCATCACCATTTCTCTATCAACTTTCTCCAAAATTTCAGCCACAGCTAGACGTTGATGGAAGTTGGAACGTTGTTGTCAACGTCTATGTCCGCCCAACGGACCTAAATGGAAAAGTCTACGAGCTCAAAGAGCTGGGACGCCGTCGCAAAATCGTGACAAAAAGTTGGTGGAATAAAGACTGGCTCCCTAGACTACTTGGCGTGGTTCAAGCACTGGAAGCAGAACCTGGGCTCATTCGTTATGGTGAAGGACGCCGTGCCGTCACGATGAGCACCGCCCCGCTCAAATGGATGTGTCCAGTCGGGCTCGATGTCCACGCCCTCGCAGGAATGGTCGATATGAGCGAGGAGCTCGCCGAAAACAGGACCCGCGAAGATGAAGATGACGGGTCGGGCGATAGTGATGGCACACCCTAG
- a CDS encoding DUF4231 domain-containing protein: MTTDAVELANAAINHFRTKADHNKLESLFFFSIIVTFSLLSPMFVMLGDGLIVGKIIPSCLSLVVAASTAWLQLRKPQHLWAIYRDSQRKIEDALCRYQFNLGEFSVDEVEKTRLLAESTRAISWEAHTRWLPLVPNPESVTRSESERIS, from the coding sequence ATGACCACTGATGCAGTCGAACTTGCGAATGCTGCTATAAATCATTTTCGGACCAAGGCAGATCACAATAAATTAGAATCGCTTTTCTTCTTTTCCATCATTGTCACATTTAGCTTGCTTAGTCCCATGTTTGTGATGTTGGGGGATGGTTTAATTGTAGGGAAAATAATTCCATCATGCCTTTCCTTGGTCGTCGCGGCAAGTACTGCTTGGCTGCAGCTCAGGAAGCCGCAGCATTTGTGGGCAATTTATAGAGATAGTCAGCGAAAAATTGAAGACGCACTTTGCAGATATCAGTTTAACCTTGGAGAATTCAGTGTTGATGAGGTAGAGAAGACCCGCCTTTTGGCTGAGTCGACTCGTGCTATTTCGTGGGAAGCGCATACCCGATGGCTTCCATTAGTACCGAACCCTGAATCAGTGACAAGAAGCGAATCTGAACGCATTAGTTGA
- a CDS encoding IS5 family transposase, which translates to MSETNWGRRKYRTTNWKAYNAALKARGDLSIWLDKDMQWLAPASGKRGRNQTFSDASIQFCLTIKCLFGLPLRQTLGLVQSLLKMAGLPWAAPDYSTVCRRQKGINVQVHYRPSGNGLHMLADSTGIKFLGEGEWKTKKHGAERRRQWRKVHLGIDAENMQIRAMVVTTNEVGDSPVAAGLLGQIPSHEIVASFTGDGAYDTKDVHEACHHRKAIPVIPPRKGARLRKGLAFAHRNEAVKACKKLGRTIWKRWSGYHRRSLVETKMNCLKRLGEKVMARTFERQVAELNVRASILNRFTELGTPQTVAVA; encoded by the coding sequence ATGAGTGAGACGAACTGGGGACGGCGCAAGTACCGCACCACAAACTGGAAGGCGTACAACGCAGCACTGAAGGCTAGAGGCGACTTGAGCATCTGGCTGGATAAAGACATGCAGTGGCTGGCTCCTGCGAGCGGCAAGCGTGGGCGCAACCAGACGTTCTCAGATGCGTCCATCCAGTTTTGCCTGACCATCAAATGCTTGTTTGGCTTGCCCCTGCGTCAGACATTGGGGCTGGTGCAGTCGCTGCTCAAAATGGCTGGCCTACCTTGGGCAGCCCCCGACTACAGCACGGTGTGTCGCAGACAAAAAGGTATAAATGTTCAGGTGCACTACCGCCCAAGTGGCAACGGCTTGCACATGCTTGCCGACTCCACAGGGATCAAGTTCTTGGGTGAAGGCGAGTGGAAAACAAAGAAGCACGGCGCCGAGCGGCGCCGTCAGTGGCGCAAGGTGCACCTTGGCATAGATGCAGAAAATATGCAGATACGGGCCATGGTGGTGACCACCAATGAAGTTGGTGATTCACCAGTAGCTGCAGGGCTACTGGGCCAAATACCAAGCCATGAAATAGTTGCCAGCTTTACAGGCGATGGCGCGTACGACACAAAAGACGTGCATGAAGCCTGCCACCACCGCAAAGCCATCCCCGTCATTCCTCCTCGCAAAGGCGCAAGGTTGCGCAAAGGTCTGGCATTCGCGCATCGCAACGAAGCGGTCAAAGCGTGCAAGAAGTTGGGCCGTACTATTTGGAAGCGCTGGAGCGGCTACCACCGTCGGTCCTTGGTGGAGACGAAGATGAACTGCTTGAAGCGCCTAGGCGAGAAGGTGATGGCTAGGACGTTTGAGCGACAGGTGGCCGAGCTCAATGTCCGGGCATCCATCCTCAATCGCTTCACCGAGCTGGGCACGCCCCAGACGGTGGCCGTGGCATAA
- a CDS encoding nucleoside phosphorylase, with amino-acid sequence MKILLIEDDDKKRRTISGYLISKGVRAEDIICAKTMTDFAAQLGAEIGLFIIDFYLPHIDGGEAQANGKAIIQTIIKAGKVNALMLAISSYPDEFPELRGIYEASGCILANYAEKRSWQSTLDHLLVQLRKNTRFDFVLFCALREERNPYATLLDCNPAIRAGIDCLDFTIGGRRGTAVLLPQMGLVNAAITAAICIERFRPTLIGMSGICGGFQKRASLGQLLISSMSYEYQSGKWSTDGFLHEPYQVSTDHATLVRLKALAASDQLISSLEAGFTGERPKVESLPEVCIFTSGSAVIASETYLQQVEQVHRKVTALDMEVYAIQRAAELSTSMPPCICAKTVVDMCGTEKNDALHGLCCINRSEAKSPQTPDVVMPRPPSGACPAR; translated from the coding sequence ATGAAAATTCTCCTGATTGAGGATGATGATAAGAAGCGGCGCACAATATCGGGCTACTTAATATCAAAGGGGGTCCGGGCGGAAGATATAATTTGCGCAAAAACCATGACGGATTTTGCGGCTCAGTTGGGCGCGGAGATAGGATTGTTTATTATTGACTTTTACTTGCCTCACATCGATGGCGGCGAAGCTCAGGCCAATGGAAAGGCAATTATTCAAACAATAATAAAGGCCGGCAAAGTTAACGCCCTTATGCTCGCGATTAGTTCGTATCCCGACGAATTTCCCGAGTTGAGAGGAATTTATGAGGCAAGTGGTTGTATTTTGGCGAACTATGCAGAAAAGCGCAGTTGGCAGTCTACTTTAGACCATTTGCTTGTCCAGTTGCGTAAGAACACGCGGTTTGATTTTGTTTTATTTTGCGCTCTGCGAGAGGAGCGAAATCCATATGCAACGCTGCTTGATTGCAATCCGGCTATAAGAGCAGGTATCGATTGTTTAGATTTCACGATTGGTGGACGCCGAGGAACGGCAGTGTTGCTGCCTCAGATGGGATTAGTCAATGCAGCCATCACTGCTGCCATTTGCATCGAACGATTCCGGCCAACTTTGATCGGGATGAGCGGTATTTGTGGCGGGTTTCAGAAGCGCGCAAGCTTAGGGCAGCTGCTCATATCTAGCATGTCTTACGAGTATCAATCTGGAAAGTGGTCAACTGATGGATTTCTCCATGAGCCTTATCAAGTCTCCACAGATCATGCCACCCTCGTTCGCCTAAAGGCACTTGCCGCTTCGGATCAGCTCATCAGCAGCCTTGAAGCTGGGTTTACTGGCGAGCGGCCGAAAGTCGAAAGCTTGCCGGAGGTATGTATATTCACAAGCGGCTCGGCAGTGATAGCTAGTGAAACTTACTTGCAGCAGGTGGAACAAGTGCATCGCAAGGTGACAGCGCTTGACATGGAAGTCTATGCTATACAACGGGCGGCAGAATTATCAACCAGCATGCCGCCCTGTATATGCGCCAAAACCGTTGTAGATATGTGTGGGACGGAAAAGAATGATGCTCTGCACGGGCTTTGTTGCATAAATCGGTCTGAGGCTAAGTCTCCCCAAACCCCAGACGTAGTTATGCCACGGCCACCGTCTGGGGCGTGCCCAGCTCGGTGA